From Nicotiana tabacum cultivar K326 chromosome 22, ASM71507v2, whole genome shotgun sequence, one genomic window encodes:
- the LOC107762005 gene encoding uncharacterized protein LOC107762005 has translation MGRYNFNAGNTAFNGTPNGSNDFATAPAVALGVATGLAANGTTSIDSESSSSDSIRILIDLNVPYVPDSGDSEIDGPVGFDLNEVMHNQQCVCGRKRKARDSTSSSSSSSSSTRNRHAPSQSNQIAPRGTTGGISMSGTSRTMSDFARNTSLGLPERQLSIDLNGISAGNTQRYSPTPSCRMSSLLNAKSAGLQPLIQRRSSPVRRMTNSSFVETSSVPRIPRANNAGSSLQMQGLWHAPTAPPSQSTHFPGASRIALVENASHLMFTEQHTNFHSDIPSASRYQSNAVIQPSSSAMRDLTANELRTRRIADFLRRRSEFNDIHPPSLPLVIGETVAADNRDRLVSAAGAVREPGRRNQPIVIEENEEDEHEAAQQGAIHVNTENLSYEELLALEEHMGDASTGLKKKVISTLLKQHKYHQSINMNDSNDSCCVCLDTFGVGDNLGKLDCGHEFHYDCIRKWLRGKNCCPICKRTALTP, from the exons ATGGGGAGATACAATTTCAATGCGGGAAATACAGCCTTTAACGGAACTCCTAATGGTAGTAATGATTTTGCTACAGCCCCGGCAGTCGCTCTTGGCGTTGCTACTGGTTTGGCTGCAAATGGGACCACATCAATTGATTCAGAAAGCTCTTCTTCTGATTCTATCCGTATTTTGATAGATCTGAATGTTCCATATGTTCCTGACAGCGGTGACTCTGAGATAGATGGGCCAGTTGGATTTGATCTAAATGAGGTGATGCATAATCAGCAGTGCGTTTGCGGAAGAAAGAGAAAAGCACGTGACAGCACTTCCAGCagctcaagctcaagctcaagcaCAAGAAATCGTCATGCTCCTAGTCAGTCAAACCAGATCGCTCCTAGGGGCACAACAGGAGGAATTTCCATGTCTGGAACTTCTCGTACTATGAGTGACTTTGCAAGAAATACCAGCCTCGGTCTTCCGGAGCGTCAGCTAAGCATAGACCTAAATGGAATATCTGCTGGAAATACTCAGCGCTATTCACCAACTCCGTCGTGCAGGATGTCCTCTCTGCTAAATGCGAAATCAGCTGGACTCCAGCCTTTGATTCAGAGACGTAGTTCACCTGTACGACGCATGACTAACTCAAGCTTTGTAGAGACATCTTCAGTTCCTCGCATCCCTAGAGCAAATAATGCCGGGAGCTCTCTTCAAATGCAAGGCTTATGGCACGCTCCAACAGCTCCACCTTCTCAGAGTACACACTTTCCTGGAGCTTCAAGGATAGCTCTGGTGGAAAACGCTTCACATTTGATGTTCACTGAGCAACATACAAACTTCCATAGCGATATTCCATCTGCTTCAAGATATCAATCTAATGCTGTTATTCAGCCTTCAAGTAGTGCAATGAGAGATTTGACAGCAAATGAACTGAGGACAAGAAGAATTGCTGATTTTCTGAGAAGGCGCTCAGAGTTCAATGACATTCATCCTCCATCACTTCCCCTTGTAATTGGGGAAACTGTTGCTGCTGATAACAGAGATAGGCTGGTGTCTGCG GCTGGTGCTGTGAGGGAGCCGGGGCGCAGAAATCAACCCATTGTTATCGAG gaaaatgaagaagatgaaCACGAGGCAGCTCAACAGGGTGCCATTCATGTTAATACTGAGAATCTATCTTATGAG GAATTGCTGGCACTTGAAGAGCATATGGGAGATGCAAGCACCGGATTGAAGAAGAAAGTTATTTCTACACTTCTGAAGCAGCACAAGTATCATCAATCGATCAACATGAACGATAGCAATGACTCCTGCTGTGTATGCTTG GATACTTTTGGCGTCGGGGACAATCTTGGAAAACTTGACTGTGGCCATGAATTCCATTATGATTGCATCAGAAAGTGGCTGAGGGGCAAGAATTGTTGTCCTATTTGCAAAAGGACTGCTTTGACACCATGA